From Piscinibacter gummiphilus:
CGCTTTCGCAAGCGGTACAGGGTGGCATGCAGGGCGTTCTCGGTGGAGGCAGGCGCCGCATCGGGGCCCCAGAGGCGCTCGATCAAGGTGCGGCGCTCGACTTTGGCACCCTCCGCGTCTGCAAAGCAGCGCACGATCGCGAGATCGCTCTCGCTGAGGGTGATCTCGGTGCCATCGGGGGCCTGAAGCACGCCGCGCGATTCCAGCAAGGTCCAGGGATTTGGAGCGGCGCCAGGTGCTCCCGCTGCCGTCGACTGCAGCCGACGCCACACGGCGGCCACACCGGCCGACAGGTGATCGGCCGGCGCATCCGCCTTCAGCACCATGTCGGCTCCAGACTCCAGCGCCTGCACGAACTCTGACCCTTCTTCGCCGCCCAGCGCCACGATGCCGGCGACGCTGCGCCGGCGGATGAGCCGCACGAGGTCGATGCCTCGCACGCCCTGCTGCGCCAGTTCGACGACGTACAGGTCGAAGTCGTATGCGTTTGCGGAGAGCAGGAAGTCGTCACTGTCTTGGAAACGCACGATCTTTTCCGCCAGGGAACGAGGCGGGTCCCGCCTCTGGCCAATCCAGGCGAACGACGGGCTGCGCGGGTGGAGTTGTGGCTTCAAAAGCTGCAGTTGGTCTACCGATTTAGACAGAGGATATGTCAGTTCTGATGGGTTTTGGCGAGTGGGGAAAACGAAATATATCGAAGTAGACAGAGTGAAACAAGTCACGCAGGATAAGTTATGACGCATATGTAAATCAGTTCTGATGAGTTATCGTCGCTGCAATCCTTCAACAAGCAACGAGCGACTCATGAACATCAACGACCTGACCGTGCGCACCCGGCTCGGCATGGCCTTCGGCGGATTGGCGGCCATCGTCCTGCTGGTCTCCTGGCTGTCACTCCACGCGCTCGGAGACTCGAACCAGCGCTTCGCGCGCTATGTGGAAGGCATCAATGCACGCGCCAACCTGGTGGCCCAGGTGCGCGGCGCGGTCGACCGGCGTGCCATCGCGGCGCGCAATCTGGTGCTGGTGAAGAGCCCGAGCGAGCTGGCCGAAGAAAAGGCCGAGGTGGCCCGCGCGCACGAGGAGGTGCAGACGGGCCTCACGCAGCTCACCCAACTCTCGTCGGGCGACACCGACGCGTCCGCACGGGCCGCCAGCCTGATCGCAGAGATCGCGCGCGTCGAACGCGCCTATGGCCCGGTGGCATTGGCCATCGTCGAGCTCGCGTTGAGCCAGAAGAATGAGCAGGCCATCGCGAAGATGAACGAGGAGTGCCGGCCCTTGTTGGCTGCGTTGCTCAAGGCCACGAGCGACTTCGACAACTACACCCGGGCGCAGGCGCAGCAGCTGGTCACCGAAGGTGCGGCGCAGTACGCGCGTCAGCGCAACCTGCTCGTCCTCGGGTGCGTGCTGGCCTTCCTCGCCGCAGCGCTGGCCGGTGTGTGGATCACCCGCAGCCTCACACGCTCGCTGGGCGCCGAGCCCGGCGCGCTGGGCTTGATCGCGCAGCGCGTGACCAGCGGAGACCTCAGCCCCATCGCCCACGCCGAGCGTGCGCCCGCCGGCAGCGTGCTGGCCTCGCTCGCGGCCATGCAGGGGAGCCTCTCGCACATCGTGGGCCAGGTGCGCAGCGCCTCGGACTCCATCGCGACCGGCTCCTCAGAGATCGCCGCTGGCAACGCCGACCTGAGCCAGCGGACCGAAGAGCAGGCGAGCAACCTGCAGCAGACGGCGGCATCGATGGAGCAGCTCACCGGCACCGTCAAGAACACGGCCGAGACCGCGCAGCAGGCGAACCAGCTGGCCAGCGAAGCCTCCGCCGCGGCCACTCAAGGGGGCCGGGCTGTGGACCAGGTGGTGGCGACGATGCAGGACATCTCCGGCGCGTCGAAGCGGATCGCCGACATCATCGGCGTCATCGACGGGATCGCATTCCAGACCAACATCCTGGCCTTGAACGCGGCCGTGGAGGCTGCCCGCGCGGGCGAGCAGGGCCGGGGCTTCGCCGTCGTGGCCAGCGAAGTGCGCTCGCTGGCGCAACGCTCGGCCAACGCCGCGAAGGAAATCAAGACGCTGATCGGCGACAGCGTCGAGAAGGTCGAGGCAGGCTCACGCCAGGTCCACGAGGCGGGCCAGTCGATGAGCGCGATCGTCGGCCAGATCAACCACGTGAGCCGGTTCATCGAGCAGATCTCGCGCGCCACCTACGAGCAGACGAGCGGCATCGGCCAGGTGGGTGATGCCGTGAACCAGCTCGACCAGGTGACGCAGCAGAATGCTGCGCTCGTCGAAGAGAGCGCGGCGGCTGCGGAGAGCCTGCGCCATCAGGCCGCGCGCATGGCCGAGATGGTGGGCTTCTTCAAGCTTTCGGCCTGAGCCGCGGGCCTCGGGCCTCAGGGCTTGGGCAGGTTGCCCGTCACCCCGTCGACAAACCAGTTCATCTTGGCGAGCGAGGCATCGTCGAGCACGCCGCGCTCCTGCCGCACGGCGCCGGCGCTGTCGACGAGGCGCCCGGCGAAGGGGTGGAGCTTGCCTTTCACGATGTCGGCCTCGCGTGCCTTCACCAGGGCGACCACGTCGGCCGGGATCGAAGGCGAGAAAGGCGCGAAGGCGATGAAGCCGTCCTTCATGCCGCCCCACACCGGGGTGGCCTGCCACGTGCCTTTGCGCACGGCCTCGGCCACGCGCGTGTAGTACGCGCCCCACTGGTGGGTGATCGCGGTGAGCTGTGCATCGGGGGCGTGGCGGCTCATGTCGCTCTGGTAGGCGATCACGCGCACACCCTTGCTCGCGAAGTGCGCCTGGGCGGTCTGCGGCACGGCGGGCGAGCCGCTGTGGTTGGTCAGCACGTCGGCGCCCTGGTTGATGAGCGAAGTGGCGGCTTCGCGCTCGCGCGGCGGATCGAACCAGGTGTTGAGCCACACCACCTTGACCTGTGCCTTGGGGTTGACCGCGCGCATGCCCAGCGCGAAGGCGTTGATGCCCTGCACGACCTCGGGCACGGGAAAGCCGGCCACGTAGCCCGCGATGCCGCTCTTGCTCGTCTTGCCGGCCAGCAGCCCGGCCAGGTAGCGAGCTTCGTAGAAGCGTGCGTTGTAGGTGTTGAGGTTCTTCGCGGTCTTGAAGCCGCCGGCGTGTTCGAACACCACATCGGGGTGATCGGCGGCCACGCGCAGGGCCGGCTCGAGGTAGCCGAAGCTCGTGGCGAAGATGAGCTTGTGGCCTTGGGCCACGAGGTCGCGCATCACGCGCTCGGAGTCGGCGCCTTCGGCCACGGCTTCGACGGCGGTGGTGCTCACCTGTGCGCCAAGCGCCTTTTCCATCGCGAGGCGGCCGAGGTTGTGCTGGTAGGTCCAGCCGGCGTCGCCGATCGGGCTCACGTAGACAAAGCCGACCTTCAGCGGGGCGGGCGCCTTGGGCGCGGTCGTCTGTGCGGTGGCGGTGGTGGCTGCAATGGCAGCGAGCATCGCGGCCATGAGGCCGCGGGCGAGGTTTTGAAGCATGGTGTTCCTCTACATGGCCCCGGATGAAAGCGACAACGCCTGCGGGGGCACGCAGGCGGTTCGAGGCGCGGATTGTCGCAGACCCTCCCGGGGCTACGGTCGCGCAGCCCGGCAGGCGCCGGGCGGTGAGGGGTCAGACGGGCGGGGTGTCGGCTCCGAGCGAGCTGCGGGCCACGGCGGCCAGCGGCCGCACCTTGGCTTCGGCCGCGGCGCGTGCGGCGGCGCGGCGCTTGGCCAGTTCGCCCTCCTGCTCGCGCGGTACGCGCGGCTGGATCTTGGCCGGCACGCCGACCGCGATGGAGTTCGACGGCACGTCGGTGATGACCACCGCGTTGGCGCCGATCAGCACGTTGTCGCCGATGGTGATGGGCCCGAGGATCTTGGCCCCGGCGCCGATGTCCACGTTGTTGCCGATCACCGGCGCCACCGGCTCGTCGGTGTGGCGCAGGCCCACGCACACGTCGTGGCGCAGACGGCAGTTGTCGCCGAACTTCGCGTAGCCGCTGACGATGATGCCGCCGAAGTGGTCGATGACGAAGTTGCGGCCGACCTCCACTTCACACGGCAGGTCGATGCCGGTGAGGATCTGCACGAACTTGTAGGCGATCTTGTAGAGCAGCGACAGCGGCTTGCGGATCAAGGCCGGCTTGATGCCATAGCGCCAGCGCCCGAAGCGGTAGACGAGCATGACCCAGAAGCCCTGCTCCCACCAGCGGCCTCGGTAATTGCGCAAGTCTGCGCGGATGTGTTCGAACATGGTGGCGAAGGTTAGGGCCGCCCGATGACAGCCGTCTGTAGGACGGCGCCGCCTTCTTCACTGGCGCCCTCTAGGAGAAAACCCCGGCGAGCTGCTGCCGCCAGGCCTGTTTGTCGACCGCTGGCGCAAAGCTGGCGTCGATGCTGTTGAGCGCGAGTTGGTAGGCCTCCCGCGCACCCAGCGCAGGCAGTGAGTCGAAAGTCTCGAGAAAGTTCTGGTTGATGTAACCGCCGAAATACGCCGGGTCGTCGGAGTTGACGGTGACGCACAGTCCGGCGTCGAGCAGGCTCGCGAGGTTGTGCTGGTCCAGCGTCTTGAACACACACAGTTTCACATTCGAGAGCGGGCACACGGTCAGCGGCACCTGCTCGGCCGCGAGGCGCTGCACGAGCTTCGGGTCTTCGACGCAGCGCACGCCGTGGTCGATGCGCTCGACCTTGAGCACGTCGAGCGCGTTCCAGATGTACTCGGCCGGGCCTTCCTCGCCCGCATGGGCGACGAGGCGCAGGCCCAGCTCGCGGCACTTGGCATAGACGCGGGCGAACTTCTCGGGCGGGTTGCCCCGCTCGCCGCTGTCGAGGCCAACGCCGACGAAATGCGAACGCCAGGGCAGGGCGTCTTCGAGCGTCGCGAACGCAGCCTCTTCGCTCAGGTGGCGCAGGAAACACATGATGAGCAGCGAGCTCACGCCGAGTTCGCGCTTCGCCGTCTCGCAGGCGCGCGTGAGGCCCTTGACGACGGTCTCGAAACTCACGCCGCGCTCGGTGTGGGTCTGCGGGTCGAAGAAGAGTTCGGCGTGCACGACGTTGTCGGCCTTGGCGCGGCGGAAGTAGGCCATGGCCATGTCGAAGAAGTCTTCTTCCTTCAGCAGCACGCTCGCCCCGGCGTAGTAGATGTCAAGGAAGCTCTGCAGATCGGTGAAGGCATAGGCCTTTCGCAGCGCCTCGACGCTCGGGTAGGCGAGCTTCACGCCATTGCGTTGCGCGAGCTGGAAGATGAGCTCGGGCTCGAGCGAGCCTTCGATGTGCAGGTGCAGCTCGGTCTTGGGCATCGTGCGCAGCAGCTCGGGCAGGCGCTCGCGCGGGATCTTGCTGAAGTCAGGTGTCGCGGTGGTCATCAGCACACTCCAAAGGTGATGCCGCGGTCGGTGAGGAAGCGGCGGTAGGCGGCGGAACTGCGGTCGGCAGCGCAATGCACTTCGCCACCGTGTCCAGGGCCAAGAGACAGCGGCAGGCGCTTGGGGCTTTGCGATTCGAGCACGGGCTGGTCCTGCTGGAAGATGGTGTCTTGAAACGCCCGCAGCTGCGCGTCGTCCGAATCGAAATCGGTCACCGCGAGGCGGAACCACACGCGGCTGCGCTCGGGGTCGACCGGGCACACGAAGAGGCCGATCACGTCTTGATAGCCGGCCTGGGCCTGCGGCACCTTGGTGAGCTGCGCGCTGTAGGGGCCGGTGAGTTCGTAGCGGTATTCGACCTCGCTGCCTTGTGTCGACAGCCGGTTGCTCTGCGGCTGCCACGCGGTGCAGCCGTGGGCGATGAAGCCCTGCGGCGTGGCCTCGATGCGGTAGTCGGCGAGCGTGGCGTGGCCGCGGTCGCCGAGCCAGCCGTCGTGCACGAAGCCGAAGTGCGCGAGATCGAGGAAGTTCTCGACGATGCGCGGTGCGCTGGACTGCACCTCATACGGGCCGCAGAGCAGCTTGCGCAGACGCGGGTCGACTTCGGCGTCGAAGGCCGGAAGCGTGGTGTCGGCGGCTTGCAGGCGCAGCCAGACGAGGCCGTGCCGCTCCTGGATCTCGTGCGTGCACACCGCGTGGGTAGCCGGTGGCGTGAACGCAGGCAGCGCCGGGATGTGGCGGCACTGGCCGGTGGCGTCGAACTGCCAGCCGTGATACGGGCACTCGAGCCGCGAGCCCGCCTCGCCGTGCAGCACACGCCCCAGCGACAGGCGCGTGCCGCGGTGCGGGCAACGGTCGGGGAAGGCCCGGGCCGTGCCGCTCGCATCGCGCCATAGCGCGAAGTCCTGCGAGAGCAGGCGCACGGGCAGCGGCACGTCGGCCACGATCGAAGCGCTCGCCGCCACGGGGTGCCAGAGGGTCGATTCGTTCATCTTGAGCGAAGAAGGCCGCACGGTGGCGGCCTTCGTCATGGCTTGGGCCGTGCGCTTACTTCGCGCCGGGCACCTTGCCTTCGACGCCCTTCACATAGAAGTTCACGCCGCTCAGGAACTTGTCGTCGGCGGTCTCGTCTTTCTTGACCACTTCCTTGCCGTCCTGGCCGAGGATCGGGCCCTTCCAGATCGCAAAGCTGCCGTCTTTCAAGCCGGACTTCACCGTCTCGACCTTGGTCTTGATCTCGGCGGGCACCTTGTCGGAGATCGACACGATGTCGATCGCGCCTTCCTTCACACCCCACCACACCGCGCCGGTCGCCCAGGTGCCTTCGAGCGCATCCTTGGTGGCCTTGATGTAGTACGGGGCCCAGTTGATGATCGACGAGGCCAGGTGCGCTTCAGGCGAGTACGACGACATGTCGCTGTCCCAGCCGAAGGCGTACTTGCCGGCCTTGCCGGCCGTCTTGAGCACGGCGGACGAGTCGGTGTTCTGGAACAGCACGTCAGCACCGCCGTTGAGCAGCGATTGCGCGGCCTCGGTTTCCTTCGGCGGGTCGAACCACTTGTTGACCCAGACCACCTTGGTCTTGATCTTCGGGTTCACCGACTGCGCACCGAGCGTGAAGCTGTTGATGTTGCGGATCACCTCGGGGATGGGCACCGAGCCCACCACGCCGAGCGTGTTGGTCTTGGTCATCGCGCCCGCGATGATGCCGGCCATGTAGGCGCCTTCGTAGGTGCGGCTGTCGTAGGTCCGCATGTTCTCGGCCGTCTTGAAGCCGGTGGCGTGCTCGAACTTCACGTCCTTCGCTTCGGGGGCCACCTTGAGCATGGAGTCCATGTAGCCGAAGGTGGTGCCGAAGATGAGCTTGTTGCCCTGGCCGATCATGTCGCGGAACACACGCTCGGCGTCGGCGGCCTCGGGCACGTTTTCGACGAAGCTCGTCTGCACCCGGTCGCCGAATTCCTTCTCGATGGCCTTGCGGCCGTTGTCGTGCGCGAAGGTCCAGCCGCCGTCGCCCACCGGGCCGATGTAGGCGAAGGCGATCTTCAGCGGGGCCGGCTTGGCCGGGGCCGAGGCGGCCACCGGGGCGGAAGCGGCCGGTGCGGGAGCAGCCTCTTCCTTCTTGCTGCAACCCACCAGCGCCGCGGCGCCTGCGAGGGTGCTCCAGCCTGCGATCTTCAGCAGGGCACGTTTCGAGAGTCGTGTCATGTCATCTCCAGATGAAAGGTCGGCGCTTGTGGCGCACGCAATGAGGTGGGTGCAACAGCACCTCGGATTATCAACTCCCAGGAAAGAACGGCTTGCCCAGCGAGGCCGGCATGTTCACGCGGATCCAGGTGGCGTTGCGCGAGATCAGCACCAGCACGACGATGGTGGCAAGGTAGGGCAGCATGGTCAGCAACTGGCTCGAGATCTGCACGCCTTCGCCTTGCAGGTGAAATTGCAGCATCGTCACACCGCCGAACAGGTAGGCACCGAGCAATACCCGTGCCGGGCGCCAGGTGGCGAAGGTGGTGAGCGCGAGCGCGATCCAGCCCTTGCCGGCCACCATGCCCTCGACCCAGAGGGGCGTGTAGACGGTCGAGATGTAGGCGCCCGAGATGCCGCAGAGTGCACCGCCCACCATCACCGCCAGCAGGCGGATGCGCCGCACCGGGTAGCCGAGGGCATGCGCCGACTCGGGCGACTCGCCCACGGCCCGCAGCACGAGCCCTGCGCGCGAGCGGTAGAGAAACCAGGCGAGGGCGATCGTGAGCGCGATGGCGATGTAGACCATCGCATGCTGGCGGAAGAGGGCCGGCCCGATGAACGGGATGTCGCCCAGCACCGGGATGTGCAGCGGCGGCCGCTCGGGCAGCCGCTCCTGTGTGTAGCGGATGCCGATGAAGGCCGAGAAGCCGGTGCCGAAGAGGCTGAGCGCGAGGCCCGTGGCGTATTGGTTGGTGTTGAGCCAGATCACGAGCAGGCCGAACACCGCCGCCAGCAGCGCCCCGGCGAGTGCGCCGGCCCCCAGGCCCACCCACGGGCTGCCTGTGTGCACCGCCGCGGCGAAGCCGGCGATGGCGGCCACGAGCATCATGCCCTCGGCCCCGAGGTTGACGATGCCCGAGCGCTCGTTGATGAGCAGGCCGAGCGCGGCGAAGGCGATCACGGTGCCCGCGTTGAGCGTGGCGGCGATGAGCAGGGCGAAGGCATCCATCAGGCGGCTCGCGCAGTGGCGTGGCGCGCAACCCAGCGCACGCGGTAGTGGATGAGCGTGTCGCAGGCCAGCAGCGTGAAGAGCAGCAGCCCCTGGAATACACCCGTCAGTGATTTGGGCAACCCCAGGCGCGACTGCGCGAGCTCACCGCCGATGTAGAACATGCTCATGAGGATGGCCGAGAACACGATGCCCACCGGGTGCAGCCGCCCGACGAAGGCCACGATGATGGCCGCGAAACCGTAGCCCGCCGGCACGTGCGGCGTGAGCTGCCCGAGCGGGCCCGCCGCTTCGAGCGCACCGGCCAGCCCCGCCATGCCGCCCGAGAGCAGCAGAGCCGTCCACAGCGCCTTGCGCGACGAGAAGCCGGCGTAGCGAGCGGCGGCTGGGGCGAGACCGCCCACCTGCAGCTGGTAGCCCGCGTAGCTGCGGAAGAGGAAGAGCCAGAAGAGGGCCACGCAGGCGAGTGCGATGAGCAAGCCGATGTTCACGCGAAACCCGGTGGCGAGCTTCGGGATCTGCGTGACCGCGAGGAAGTTGATCGTCTGCGGGAAGTTGTAGCCGTTCGGGTCTTTCCAGGGCCCGTAGACGAGGTAGCTCAGCACCATGTCGGCCACGTAGACGAGCATCAGGCTCACGAGGATCTCGCTCGCATTCGCCTTGTCGCGCAAGAAGGCCACGATGCCGGCCCACAGCATGCCGCCCAGCACGCCGGCCAGCAGGATGGCGACGACGATCAAGCGGCTCGTGTCCTTGCCGGCCATCATGGCCACGCCGCTCGCGAAGATCGCACCGAAGATGAACTGGCCCTCGGCGCCGATGTTCCACACGTTGGAGCGGAAACACACCGCGAGGCCGAGCGCGATCAGCAGCAGCGGCGTGGCCTTCATCGCGAGTTCGGTGAGCGCGTAGACGCTCTTGACCGGCTCCACGAAGAAGGCCTGAAGGCCGCGCAGCGGGTCCTTGCCCAGCAGGGCGAAGAGCACGACGCCGATGAGCACCGTGATGGCCAGCGCCAAGAGCGGCGACAGCACCGACATCATCCGGCTCGGCTCGGGCCGGGTCTCAAGCTTCAGCATGGGCGCTCTCTTCGGTGGGCTCTTTCGTCCAGAGGCCCGACATCCAGGCGCCGATCTGGGGAATGGTGGCGTCGCGCGTGGCGATGGAGGGTGACATGCGGCCCTGGGCGATGACGAGCAGCCGGTCGCTGATCTCGAAGAGCTCGTCGAGCTCCTCGCTCACCACGAGCAGCGCGCAGCCGGCGTCGCGCAGCGTGAGCAGCTCACCGCGGATCTGCGCGGCGGCGCCCACGTCCACGCCCCAGGTGGGTTGCGAGACGATGAGGAGCTTCGGCTTCGCATCGATCTCGCGGCCGACGAGGAACTTCTGCAGGTTGCCGCCTGAGAGACTCTTGGCCGCCGCATCGGGCCCGCCGGCCTTGACGTTGAAACGCTGGATGAGCGACTGCGCCAGCGCCCGCACCTGCCCCGTGCGCAGCCAGCCGCCGCGCCCCACCGCCTCGGTGCGCGTGAGCAGCGTGTTCTGCGCGAGCGAGAGCGTGGGCACGGCGCCGCGGCCGAGGCGTTCTTCCGGCACGAAGTGCAGGCCCGCCGCGCGGCGCACCTGCGGGGGCTTGTGCGCGATGGGCTGGCCGAAGAGCTGGATGCTCGCGGCGGCGGCGCGTGTGTCTTCGCCGGAGAGCGCGGCCATCAGCTCCTGCTGCCCGTTGCCCGAGACGCCGGCGATGCCGACGATCTCGCCAGCGCGCACCTCGAAGCCGATGCCGTGCAGGCTCATGCCGAACTGGTCGAGCTTGGGCAGCGTGAGCTCGCGCACCGCGAGCACCACCTCGCCAGGCGTGCGCGGCTCGTGCTTGAGTTGCGGCGGCTCGGCACCGATCATGAGGCGCGAAAGGCTGGCGTTGGTCTCCTGCGTCGGGTCGACCTCGCCGGTGACCCGGCCCGCGCGCAGCACCGTGCAGTGGTGGCACAGCGCGCGGATCTCGTCGAGCTTGTGGCTGATGTAGAGGATGCTGCAGCCTTCGCTCGCGAGCTTGCGCAGGGTGACGAAGAGCGTCTCGACCGCCTGGGGCGTGAGCACCGAGGTCGGCTCGTCGAGGATCAGCAGCTTCGGGTGCGTCATCAGCGCCCGCACGATCTCGACGCGCTGGCGTTCGCCGACCGAGAGCGTGTGCACGGGGCGCAGCGGCTCCACGTCGAGGCCGTAGTCTTTCGAGACCTTCGTGATGCGCTCGGTGACCTCGGCCAGCGTGAGCGACTTGTCGAGACCGAGCCACACGTTCTCTGCCGCCGTGAGCGTGTCGAAGAGGCTGAAGTGCTGGAACACCATGCTGATGCCCAGCGCCCGCGCTTCGGCCGGCGTGCGCACCTGCACCGGCTCACCGTTCCAGCGGATCTCGCCTTCGTCGGGCCGCACCGCGCCGTAGATCATCTTCATCAGCGTGGACTTGCCCGCACCGTTTTCCCCCAGCACGGCGTGGATCTCGCCCGGCTTCACGCGCAGGCTCACCTGATCGTTGGCCTTGACGGCGGGGTAGCTCTTGCTGAGCTTGAGAAGTTCCAGGCGAAGCATGGTCAGCGGAGAAGGTCGTAGAGGGTGCGGGCCACGACTTTCGTGGCGCGGCGCAGGTCTTCCAGCACCAGGTGCTCGTCGGCCCGCTTCGCATTGGACTCCAGCACGGTACGCGGCCCCGCGCCGTAGATGACAGCGGGGATGCCCTGGGCACAGTAGAGGCGCACGTCGGTGTAGAGCGGTGTGCCCATTGCCGGGATGGCTTCGCCGAACACCGCTTGCGCGTTCTTCTGCAAGGCTTCGACGAGCGGCTGGTTGCCCGGCAGGGGCTTCAATGAATGCGCCAACAGCAGGCGTTTGATGTCGACCGTGATGCCCGGGCATGCGGCCGCGGCATCGGCGATCACCTGGCGGATGCTGGCTTCCACGGCCGCCGGGTCTTCCTCGGGGATCATGCGCCGGTCGAGCTTCAGCACCACCTTGCCCGGCACGACGTTGGTGTTGGTGCCGCCCTCGATGCGGCCGACGTTGAGGTAGGGGTGGGTGATGCCCGGCACCTTCGACGTGGTTTGTTGGTAGAGCGTGTTCTGCGCATAGAGCGCGTTGAGGATCGCGACCGCACCCTGCAGCGCATCGACGCCGGTCGT
This genomic window contains:
- a CDS encoding winged helix-turn-helix domain-containing protein, which encodes MRFQDSDDFLLSANAYDFDLYVVELAQQGVRGIDLVRLIRRRSVAGIVALGGEEGSEFVQALESGADMVLKADAPADHLSAGVAAVWRRLQSTAAGAPGAAPNPWTLLESRGVLQAPDGTEITLSESDLAIVRCFADAEGAKVERRTLIERLWGPDAAPASTENALHATLYRLRKRIEQAGQAFVPVHAVARVGYEFRAPLVRGS
- a CDS encoding methyl-accepting chemotaxis protein; the encoded protein is MNINDLTVRTRLGMAFGGLAAIVLLVSWLSLHALGDSNQRFARYVEGINARANLVAQVRGAVDRRAIAARNLVLVKSPSELAEEKAEVARAHEEVQTGLTQLTQLSSGDTDASARAASLIAEIARVERAYGPVALAIVELALSQKNEQAIAKMNEECRPLLAALLKATSDFDNYTRAQAQQLVTEGAAQYARQRNLLVLGCVLAFLAAALAGVWITRSLTRSLGAEPGALGLIAQRVTSGDLSPIAHAERAPAGSVLASLAAMQGSLSHIVGQVRSASDSIATGSSEIAAGNADLSQRTEEQASNLQQTAASMEQLTGTVKNTAETAQQANQLASEASAAATQGGRAVDQVVATMQDISGASKRIADIIGVIDGIAFQTNILALNAAVEAARAGEQGRGFAVVASEVRSLAQRSANAAKEIKTLIGDSVEKVEAGSRQVHEAGQSMSAIVGQINHVSRFIEQISRATYEQTSGIGQVGDAVNQLDQVTQQNAALVEESAAAAESLRHQAARMAEMVGFFKLSA
- a CDS encoding BMP family ABC transporter substrate-binding protein, which translates into the protein MLQNLARGLMAAMLAAIAATTATAQTTAPKAPAPLKVGFVYVSPIGDAGWTYQHNLGRLAMEKALGAQVSTTAVEAVAEGADSERVMRDLVAQGHKLIFATSFGYLEPALRVAADHPDVVFEHAGGFKTAKNLNTYNARFYEARYLAGLLAGKTSKSGIAGYVAGFPVPEVVQGINAFALGMRAVNPKAQVKVVWLNTWFDPPREREAATSLINQGADVLTNHSGSPAVPQTAQAHFASKGVRVIAYQSDMSRHAPDAQLTAITHQWGAYYTRVAEAVRKGTWQATPVWGGMKDGFIAFAPFSPSIPADVVALVKAREADIVKGKLHPFAGRLVDSAGAVRQERGVLDDASLAKMNWFVDGVTGNLPKP
- a CDS encoding DapH/DapD/GlmU-related protein, with translation MFEHIRADLRNYRGRWWEQGFWVMLVYRFGRWRYGIKPALIRKPLSLLYKIAYKFVQILTGIDLPCEVEVGRNFVIDHFGGIIVSGYAKFGDNCRLRHDVCVGLRHTDEPVAPVIGNNVDIGAGAKILGPITIGDNVLIGANAVVITDVPSNSIAVGVPAKIQPRVPREQEGELAKRRAAARAAAEAKVRPLAAVARSSLGADTPPV
- a CDS encoding adenosine deaminase — translated: MTTATPDFSKIPRERLPELLRTMPKTELHLHIEGSLEPELIFQLAQRNGVKLAYPSVEALRKAYAFTDLQSFLDIYYAGASVLLKEEDFFDMAMAYFRRAKADNVVHAELFFDPQTHTERGVSFETVVKGLTRACETAKRELGVSSLLIMCFLRHLSEEAAFATLEDALPWRSHFVGVGLDSGERGNPPEKFARVYAKCRELGLRLVAHAGEEGPAEYIWNALDVLKVERIDHGVRCVEDPKLVQRLAAEQVPLTVCPLSNVKLCVFKTLDQHNLASLLDAGLCVTVNSDDPAYFGGYINQNFLETFDSLPALGAREAYQLALNSIDASFAPAVDKQAWRQQLAGVFS
- a CDS encoding aromatic ring-hydroxylating dioxygenase subunit alpha, translating into MNESTLWHPVAASASIVADVPLPVRLLSQDFALWRDASGTARAFPDRCPHRGTRLSLGRVLHGEAGSRLECPYHGWQFDATGQCRHIPALPAFTPPATHAVCTHEIQERHGLVWLRLQAADTTLPAFDAEVDPRLRKLLCGPYEVQSSAPRIVENFLDLAHFGFVHDGWLGDRGHATLADYRIEATPQGFIAHGCTAWQPQSNRLSTQGSEVEYRYELTGPYSAQLTKVPQAQAGYQDVIGLFVCPVDPERSRVWFRLAVTDFDSDDAQLRAFQDTIFQQDQPVLESQSPKRLPLSLGPGHGGEVHCAADRSSAAYRRFLTDRGITFGVC
- a CDS encoding BMP family ABC transporter substrate-binding protein → MTRLSKRALLKIAGWSTLAGAAALVGCSKKEEAAPAPAASAPVAASAPAKPAPLKIAFAYIGPVGDGGWTFAHDNGRKAIEKEFGDRVQTSFVENVPEAADAERVFRDMIGQGNKLIFGTTFGYMDSMLKVAPEAKDVKFEHATGFKTAENMRTYDSRTYEGAYMAGIIAGAMTKTNTLGVVGSVPIPEVIRNINSFTLGAQSVNPKIKTKVVWVNKWFDPPKETEAAQSLLNGGADVLFQNTDSSAVLKTAGKAGKYAFGWDSDMSSYSPEAHLASSIINWAPYYIKATKDALEGTWATGAVWWGVKEGAIDIVSISDKVPAEIKTKVETVKSGLKDGSFAIWKGPILGQDGKEVVKKDETADDKFLSGVNFYVKGVEGKVPGAK
- a CDS encoding ABC transporter permease — protein: MDAFALLIAATLNAGTVIAFAALGLLINERSGIVNLGAEGMMLVAAIAGFAAAVHTGSPWVGLGAGALAGALLAAVFGLLVIWLNTNQYATGLALSLFGTGFSAFIGIRYTQERLPERPPLHIPVLGDIPFIGPALFRQHAMVYIAIALTIALAWFLYRSRAGLVLRAVGESPESAHALGYPVRRIRLLAVMVGGALCGISGAYISTVYTPLWVEGMVAGKGWIALALTTFATWRPARVLLGAYLFGGVTMLQFHLQGEGVQISSQLLTMLPYLATIVVLVLISRNATWIRVNMPASLGKPFFPGS
- a CDS encoding ABC transporter permease, whose product is MLKLETRPEPSRMMSVLSPLLALAITVLIGVVLFALLGKDPLRGLQAFFVEPVKSVYALTELAMKATPLLLIALGLAVCFRSNVWNIGAEGQFIFGAIFASGVAMMAGKDTSRLIVVAILLAGVLGGMLWAGIVAFLRDKANASEILVSLMLVYVADMVLSYLVYGPWKDPNGYNFPQTINFLAVTQIPKLATGFRVNIGLLIALACVALFWLFLFRSYAGYQLQVGGLAPAAARYAGFSSRKALWTALLLSGGMAGLAGALEAAGPLGQLTPHVPAGYGFAAIIVAFVGRLHPVGIVFSAILMSMFYIGGELAQSRLGLPKSLTGVFQGLLLFTLLACDTLIHYRVRWVARHATARAA
- a CDS encoding ABC transporter ATP-binding protein — translated: MLRLELLKLSKSYPAVKANDQVSLRVKPGEIHAVLGENGAGKSTLMKMIYGAVRPDEGEIRWNGEPVQVRTPAEARALGISMVFQHFSLFDTLTAAENVWLGLDKSLTLAEVTERITKVSKDYGLDVEPLRPVHTLSVGERQRVEIVRALMTHPKLLILDEPTSVLTPQAVETLFVTLRKLASEGCSILYISHKLDEIRALCHHCTVLRAGRVTGEVDPTQETNASLSRLMIGAEPPQLKHEPRTPGEVVLAVRELTLPKLDQFGMSLHGIGFEVRAGEIVGIAGVSGNGQQELMAALSGEDTRAAAASIQLFGQPIAHKPPQVRRAAGLHFVPEERLGRGAVPTLSLAQNTLLTRTEAVGRGGWLRTGQVRALAQSLIQRFNVKAGGPDAAAKSLSGGNLQKFLVGREIDAKPKLLIVSQPTWGVDVGAAAQIRGELLTLRDAGCALLVVSEELDELFEISDRLLVIAQGRMSPSIATRDATIPQIGAWMSGLWTKEPTEESAHAEA